A single Ziziphus jujuba cultivar Dongzao chromosome 11, ASM3175591v1 DNA region contains:
- the LOC107432061 gene encoding pyruvate kinase 1, cytosolic isoform X1 codes for MIAWKQRISPRPRNLEPPHEEQAKMHSNHLLLEEPIRMASILEPSKPTFFPAMTKIVGTLGPKSRSVEVISGCLKAGMSVARFDFSWGDPEYHQETLENLKAAVKSTKKLCAVMLDTVGAELQVVNKTGKPISLKQDGIVVLTPHKEQEASSEVLPINFDGLSKAVRKGDTIFVGQYLFTGSETTSVWLEVSEVKIDDVVCVIKNSATLAGSLFTLHASQIRIELPTLSDKDKEVISSWGLQNKIDFLSLSYTRHAEDVRQARDFLSKLGDLSQTQIFAKIENIEGLTHFDEILQEADGIILSRGNLGIDLPPEKVFLFQKSALYKCNMAGKPAVVTRVVDSMTDNLRPTRAEATDVANAVLDGSDAILLGAETLRGLYPVETISTVGRICAEAEKVFNQDLYFKKTVKYVGEPMTHLESIASSAVRAAIKVKASVIICFTSSGRAARLIAKYRPTMPVLSVVIPRLRTNQLKWSFSGAFEARQSLIVRGLFPMLADPRHPAESTNATNESVLKVALDHGKSSGVIKSHDRVVVCQKVGDASVVKIIELED; via the exons ATGATCGCGTGGAAGCAACGTATTTCCCCTCGCCCAAGAAATTTAG AGCCACCGCACGAAGAACAAGCAAAGATGCATTCCAATCACTTGCTTCTCGAAGAACCTATCAGGATGGCTTCGATCCTTGAGCCGTCCAAGCCT ACGTTTTTTCCTGCAATGACAAAGATTGTGGGTACGCTTGGCCCTAAATCACGATCCGTGGAGGTTATTTCCGGGTGCCTTAAGGCTGGAATGTCCG TGGCCCGATTTGACTTCTCATGGGGCGACCCGGAATACCACCAGGAAACTCTGGAGAATTTAAAGGCGGCTGTCAAGAGTACCAAGAAGCTCTGTGCT GTTATGTTGGACACTGTGGGTGCTGAGTTGCAGGTCGTTAACAAAACCGGAAAACCTATTTCACTAAAGCAAGATGGTATTGTTGTTCTGACACCACATAAGGAACAAGAAGCTTCCTCAGAGGTGCTCCCTATCAATTTTGATGGGCTTTCAAAG GCAGTACGAAAAGGAGACACCATTTTTGTTGGTCAGTACCTGTTCACTGGAAGCGAAACTACTTCTGTATGGTTGGAG GTGTCTGAAGTGAAAATAGATGATGTCGTTTGTGTTATAAAGAATTCTGCGACATTGGCTGGTTCCTTGTTTACCTTGCATGCCTCTCAAATCCGTATTGAGTTGCCTACCCTTTCTGATAAAGATAAGGAG GTTATAAGTTCTTGGGgacttcaaaacaaaattgaCTTTCTTTCGTTGTCATATACCCGGCATGCAGAAGATGTTCGCCAG GCACGTGACTTTCTCTCTAAGTTGGGTGACCTTAGTCAGACTCAAATATTTGCCAAGATTGAAAATATAGAG GGATTGACCCATTTTGATGAGATTCTCCAAGAAGCTGATGGAATTATTCTTTCTCGTGGGAACTTGGGAATAGATCTCCCACCTGAAAAG gtctttttatttcaaaaatctgCTCTTTATAAGTGTAACATGGCTGGAAAGCCTGCCGTGGTTACTCGTGTTGTGGATAGCATGACCGACAACTTGAGACCTACTCGTGCAGAAGCAACTGATGTTGCAAATGCTGTATTGGATG GAAGTGATGCCATTCTTCTGGGTGCTGAGACTTTGCGTGGTTTGTACCCTGTTGAAACTATTTCGACTGTTGGTAGAATATGTGCAGAG GCAGAGAAGGTTTTTAATCAAGACTTGTATTTCAAGAAGACTGTCAAATATGTTGGAGAACCAATGACCCACTTGGAATCTATTGCTTCATCTGCG GTACGGGCAGCAATTAAGGTTAAGGCATCTGTTATTATTTGCTTCACTTCATCAGGAAGGGCTGCAAG ATTGATAGCCAAGTACAGGCCCACAATGCCAGTTCTCTCAGTTGTCATCCCTCGGCTTAGGACAAATCAGCTAAAGTGGAGCTTTAGTGGAGCCTTTGAG GCAAGGCAGTCACTTATAGTCAGGGGCCTCTTCCCCATGCTTGCTGATCCCCGCCACCCT GCGGAGTCTACAAATGCTACCAATGAGTCAGTTCTAAAGGTTGCACTTGATCACGGAAAATCATCGGGAGTCATTAAGTCTCATGATCGAGTTGTTGTTTGTCAGAAAGTCGGTGACGCTTCTGTTGTTAAGATCATCGAGCTTGAAGATTAG
- the LOC107432061 gene encoding pyruvate kinase 1, cytosolic isoform X2, translating into MHSNHLLLEEPIRMASILEPSKPTFFPAMTKIVGTLGPKSRSVEVISGCLKAGMSVARFDFSWGDPEYHQETLENLKAAVKSTKKLCAVMLDTVGAELQVVNKTGKPISLKQDGIVVLTPHKEQEASSEVLPINFDGLSKAVRKGDTIFVGQYLFTGSETTSVWLEVSEVKIDDVVCVIKNSATLAGSLFTLHASQIRIELPTLSDKDKEVISSWGLQNKIDFLSLSYTRHAEDVRQARDFLSKLGDLSQTQIFAKIENIEGLTHFDEILQEADGIILSRGNLGIDLPPEKVFLFQKSALYKCNMAGKPAVVTRVVDSMTDNLRPTRAEATDVANAVLDGSDAILLGAETLRGLYPVETISTVGRICAEAEKVFNQDLYFKKTVKYVGEPMTHLESIASSAVRAAIKVKASVIICFTSSGRAARLIAKYRPTMPVLSVVIPRLRTNQLKWSFSGAFEARQSLIVRGLFPMLADPRHPAESTNATNESVLKVALDHGKSSGVIKSHDRVVVCQKVGDASVVKIIELED; encoded by the exons ATGCATTCCAATCACTTGCTTCTCGAAGAACCTATCAGGATGGCTTCGATCCTTGAGCCGTCCAAGCCT ACGTTTTTTCCTGCAATGACAAAGATTGTGGGTACGCTTGGCCCTAAATCACGATCCGTGGAGGTTATTTCCGGGTGCCTTAAGGCTGGAATGTCCG TGGCCCGATTTGACTTCTCATGGGGCGACCCGGAATACCACCAGGAAACTCTGGAGAATTTAAAGGCGGCTGTCAAGAGTACCAAGAAGCTCTGTGCT GTTATGTTGGACACTGTGGGTGCTGAGTTGCAGGTCGTTAACAAAACCGGAAAACCTATTTCACTAAAGCAAGATGGTATTGTTGTTCTGACACCACATAAGGAACAAGAAGCTTCCTCAGAGGTGCTCCCTATCAATTTTGATGGGCTTTCAAAG GCAGTACGAAAAGGAGACACCATTTTTGTTGGTCAGTACCTGTTCACTGGAAGCGAAACTACTTCTGTATGGTTGGAG GTGTCTGAAGTGAAAATAGATGATGTCGTTTGTGTTATAAAGAATTCTGCGACATTGGCTGGTTCCTTGTTTACCTTGCATGCCTCTCAAATCCGTATTGAGTTGCCTACCCTTTCTGATAAAGATAAGGAG GTTATAAGTTCTTGGGgacttcaaaacaaaattgaCTTTCTTTCGTTGTCATATACCCGGCATGCAGAAGATGTTCGCCAG GCACGTGACTTTCTCTCTAAGTTGGGTGACCTTAGTCAGACTCAAATATTTGCCAAGATTGAAAATATAGAG GGATTGACCCATTTTGATGAGATTCTCCAAGAAGCTGATGGAATTATTCTTTCTCGTGGGAACTTGGGAATAGATCTCCCACCTGAAAAG gtctttttatttcaaaaatctgCTCTTTATAAGTGTAACATGGCTGGAAAGCCTGCCGTGGTTACTCGTGTTGTGGATAGCATGACCGACAACTTGAGACCTACTCGTGCAGAAGCAACTGATGTTGCAAATGCTGTATTGGATG GAAGTGATGCCATTCTTCTGGGTGCTGAGACTTTGCGTGGTTTGTACCCTGTTGAAACTATTTCGACTGTTGGTAGAATATGTGCAGAG GCAGAGAAGGTTTTTAATCAAGACTTGTATTTCAAGAAGACTGTCAAATATGTTGGAGAACCAATGACCCACTTGGAATCTATTGCTTCATCTGCG GTACGGGCAGCAATTAAGGTTAAGGCATCTGTTATTATTTGCTTCACTTCATCAGGAAGGGCTGCAAG ATTGATAGCCAAGTACAGGCCCACAATGCCAGTTCTCTCAGTTGTCATCCCTCGGCTTAGGACAAATCAGCTAAAGTGGAGCTTTAGTGGAGCCTTTGAG GCAAGGCAGTCACTTATAGTCAGGGGCCTCTTCCCCATGCTTGCTGATCCCCGCCACCCT GCGGAGTCTACAAATGCTACCAATGAGTCAGTTCTAAAGGTTGCACTTGATCACGGAAAATCATCGGGAGTCATTAAGTCTCATGATCGAGTTGTTGTTTGTCAGAAAGTCGGTGACGCTTCTGTTGTTAAGATCATCGAGCTTGAAGATTAG
- the LOC107432001 gene encoding uridylate kinase PUMPKIN, chloroplastic, protein MASCDDDFSILGDESDPNHHLPHAPTSHHLHQPYAPPHRLSTTRATSVHAPPAQPVLSPTSSDKVGAGEEQDDGEGYSEAAAFCRNPFDGDADQNGVVGVDSQSEKRKDHHHLEELSDGGGGGASYGYKKPKPSPATGGASSGGGGEYRKDREEWSDAAIACLLDAYTEKFTQLNRGNLRGRDWEEVAATVSERCERQCKSVEQCKNKVDNLKKRYKLERHRMSNGGISASHWPWFKKMEQIVGNSLPMKVASDEEKGAGSSGNTTRQSKRCAMATPSSTGQMNNMKPKSTANHRWQRVVFKISGAALAGTAPNNIDSKVAMLIAREVAMACRIGVEVAIVVGGRNFFCGETWVTTTGLDRSTAYQIGMMATVMNSILLQSALEKMGVQTRVQTAFSMLEVAEPYSRQRAIRHLEKGRVVIFAGIGAGTGNPLFSTDTAAALRALEIHAEAVLKGTNVDGVYDCISQDNNFTFEHISFRELVARGATSMDSMALTFCEENRIPVVVFNLLEPGNISKALCGDQVGTLIDQTGRIS, encoded by the exons ATGGCCTCCTGTGACGACGACTTCTCTATCCTCGGTGATGAGTCAGACCCCAACCACCATCTCCCCCACGCGCCCACCTCCCACCACCTTCACCAGCCCTACGCGCCGCCTCACCGTTTGTCCACTACCAGGGCAACATCGGTCCACGCGCCTCCCGCCCAGCCTGTGCTTAGCCCCACCAGCTCGGACAAGGTTGGGGCCGGAGAGGAGCAAGATGACGGAGAGGGTTACAGCGAGGCAGCGGCGTTCTGTCGGAACCCTTTCGACGGTGATGCCGACCAGAACGGCGTCGTTGGCGTCGATTCGCAGAGTGAGAAGAGAAAAGATCATCATCATCTGGAAGAGCTCAGCGATGGAGGAGGTGGTGGAGCTTCGTACGGTTACAAGAAGCCGAAACCGTCGCCGGCTACTGGAGGTGCGTCGAGCGGTGGCGGTGGAGAGTACAGGAAGGACAGGGAGGAGTGGAGCGATGCGGCGATTGCATGCCTTCTCGATGCGTATACGGAGAAGTTCACGCAGCTGAATAGAGGGAATCTGAGAGGGAGGGATTGGGAGGAGGTCGCGGCCACCGTGAGCGAGCGGTGCGAGAGGCAATGCAAGAGCGTCGAGCAGTGCAAAAACAAGGTTGATAATTTGAAGAAGCGGTATAAGTTGGAGAGGCATAGGATGAGCAATGGCGGTATCTCGGCCAGCCATTGGCCTTGGTTCAAGAAGATGGAGCAGATTGTTGGCAATTCCTTACCCATGAAGGTCGCATCAGATGAGGAAAAGGGTGCTGGTTCTTCCGGGAACACAACTCGACAGTCAAAGAG ATGTGCAATGGCAACACCCAGTTCCACTGGTCAGATGAATAACATGAAGCCCAAGTCAACGGCAAATCATAGATGGCAGAGAGTAGTTTTTAAAATTAGTGGAGCTGCTCTTGCTGGCACTGCTCCAAATAATATTGACTCAAAG GTTGCCATGCTGATTGCTAGAGAAGTTGCAATGGCTTGCCGCATTGGTGTTGAG GTCGCAATTGTTGTTGGAGGTCGTAACTTCTTCTGTGGGGAGACATGGGTAACCACAACAGGTCTAGATAGAAGTACTGCATACCAAATTGG TATGATGGCTACCGTGATGAATTCAATATTGCTCCAGTCAGCATTAGAAAAGATGGGAGTCCAGACTCGTGTCCAAACTGCATTTTCAATGCTGGAGGTTGCTGAACCATACAGTAGGCAACGGGCAATCAGGCATCTTGAAAAAGGGAGAGTTGTAATATTTGCTGGCATTGGTGCTGGGACAGGAAATCCACTCTTTTCTACTGACACAGCTGCAGCTCTTCGAGCTTTGGAGA TTCATGCCGAGGCAGTCCTCAAGGGTACAAATGTAGATGGTGTGTATGACTGCATCTCTCAAGACAACAATTTCACATTTGAGCACATCTCGTTCAGGGAGTTGGTTGCCCGAGGTGCTACCTCAATGGACTCAATGGCACTGACCTTCTGCGAAGAGAACAGAATTCCTG TTGTTGTATTTAATCTCCTAGAGCCTGGAAACATCTCCAAAGCATTATGCGGAGACCAAGTTGGTACACTGATTGATCAAACTGGAAGGATTAGCTAA